From Neorickettsia helminthoeca str. Oregon, one genomic window encodes:
- a CDS encoding class I fructose-bisphosphate aldolase encodes MRIDTILSAYSHNSAGSRANLARVLMHGRLANTGRLLILPVDQGFEHGPDESFHGNLPSYDPEYHIQLAIEAGLSAYAAPLSMLADVAHKYPNRVPLILKLNSASKLFPKSCPPDQAYIGTPEDALKLGCVGIGLTIYPGSENYRLMLGESAKVIAKAKSLGLLVVIWAYPRGGDLPSKDEIALDIVSYAAHMACLAGADIVKVKLPSADLANAHSKLGVVEDLSDRVKVIVRSCFAGKRLVLFSGGQSKGLPTLYEEIKAIRNGGGAGSIMGRNAFQRPQKEALEMLSEIISLYRQ; translated from the coding sequence ATGCGCATCGATACAATATTATCAGCCTATTCACATAATTCTGCCGGCTCTAGGGCGAATCTCGCTAGGGTTCTCATGCATGGGCGGCTTGCGAATACAGGGAGGCTTCTAATACTGCCAGTAGACCAAGGCTTCGAGCATGGTCCAGATGAAAGTTTCCATGGCAATTTGCCTTCTTATGATCCGGAGTATCATATTCAACTGGCTATCGAAGCCGGTCTTAGTGCGTATGCTGCTCCACTTTCCATGCTTGCGGATGTTGCTCATAAGTATCCTAACAGGGTTCCTCTGATTCTGAAACTTAATAGTGCCAGTAAGCTTTTCCCTAAGAGTTGCCCTCCGGATCAGGCTTACATTGGAACTCCTGAAGATGCTCTCAAGCTCGGATGTGTTGGGATAGGTCTCACGATTTATCCGGGCTCTGAAAACTATAGGTTGATGTTAGGTGAATCTGCTAAAGTTATAGCTAAGGCCAAGTCTCTTGGACTTCTAGTTGTGATATGGGCTTATCCGCGTGGAGGTGATCTACCCTCTAAGGATGAGATCGCATTGGATATTGTGTCTTATGCGGCGCACATGGCCTGTCTCGCTGGTGCCGACATTGTGAAAGTGAAACTACCTAGTGCCGATCTTGCTAATGCTCATAGTAAACTTGGGGTAGTAGAGGATCTTTCTGATAGGGTAAAGGTGATTGTAAGATCTTGTTTTGCTGGGAAAAGGCTGGTTTTATTTTCTGGTGGGCAGAGTAAGGGTTTACCTACTCTTTATGAAGAGATAAAAGCTATCAGAAATGGTGGTGGGGCAGGCTCTATAATGGGAAGAAATGCCTTCCAGCGGCCCCAGAAGGAAGCTCTTGAGATGCTTTCGGAGATTATCTCACTATATAGGCAGTGA
- a CDS encoding RluA family pseudouridine synthase codes for MKDKYIVSEDEHGVRLDLFLLRALAVLSRSKVQQLIRWGMVTLAGKSVLKPSQCVFCGQEYSILGMATAQKQRKPYSHALDIRYQDEGLVVLYKPAGLVVHPGIGNKDRTLVNALLHHYTQEQLSNAGSIRPGIVHRLDKDTEGFLIVAKTDHVHALLCEMIKNREVRRKYLAITHAVPGLTSGAIRTLIKRDRKKMVVSQHTGKSAITYYNVIAQSSDRKYSVIECTLETGRTHQIRVHMKSLGCPILGDKLYGLKKEADLIMEHHGLWAHSLQFTHPLTHEELKFYIEPTEIIYAFTEKLRCHSLSESTRNMGSPEIS; via the coding sequence GTGAAAGACAAGTACATTGTATCAGAAGACGAACATGGTGTGCGCTTGGATCTCTTTCTGCTGCGAGCCCTTGCTGTATTATCACGCAGCAAGGTTCAACAGCTGATAAGATGGGGAATGGTTACATTAGCTGGGAAAAGTGTTTTAAAACCCTCACAATGTGTTTTCTGTGGACAGGAGTACTCTATATTGGGTATGGCAACCGCGCAAAAACAACGCAAGCCGTACTCCCACGCACTCGATATCAGATACCAGGATGAAGGTTTAGTCGTACTCTATAAACCCGCAGGATTAGTAGTACATCCAGGAATAGGAAACAAAGATCGCACACTAGTGAACGCACTCTTACATCACTATACCCAAGAGCAGCTAAGCAATGCAGGGTCCATACGACCAGGGATAGTGCATAGACTAGATAAAGATACAGAAGGTTTTCTTATCGTGGCAAAAACTGATCATGTGCACGCACTACTTTGCGAGATGATCAAAAATCGAGAAGTTAGGCGCAAATATCTGGCTATTACTCATGCTGTCCCGGGACTCACATCAGGGGCCATCAGAACACTAATCAAGAGGGATCGCAAAAAAATGGTAGTGAGCCAGCACACTGGGAAAAGTGCTATCACATATTACAACGTCATAGCTCAAAGTAGCGATAGGAAGTATAGCGTCATAGAGTGCACACTAGAAACTGGAAGAACACATCAGATTAGGGTACACATGAAATCCTTAGGTTGTCCCATTCTCGGTGACAAGTTATACGGCCTGAAAAAAGAAGCTGATCTAATAATGGAACATCATGGACTATGGGCGCATTCGCTTCAATTTACCCATCCACTGACACATGAGGAACTAAAATTCTACATTGAACCGACTGAGATTATATACGCATTCACAGAGAAACTTAGATGCCATAGTTTAAGTGAATCCACTCGCAATATGGGCAGCCCCGAGATATCATGA
- a CDS encoding efflux RND transporter periplasmic adaptor subunit: MRFSLLVLLCMVIFLCSCLKDSEKEVESAVVESRYFKTAVVTPSLRPVVISGYGFVDTVQRYFLYPQVQAEVVQKVSKDGEVVQQGDEILRLDSSVQEIHLQSLRALAEERRMEYQAAKDLHESGYLPAAKFSGALAGLKKAEADLKALENQIEKHIIRAPVSGVLSKINVSHGDLVSPGVTLLGEIIPFGDYLVRIKVSERNILTLKEGLDAEIELSGLGDCRGKVKFVSLVPDTATRTFPVEIKINQGCIGESIIPVGTTAQVKVIIEKRFLYRVPASALVLDKDNNITMKVISEGAVKSVHVEVIEEEGEWFWISQDALKGEVEVVVVGSSLLIEDKKL, translated from the coding sequence ATGAGGTTTTCTCTACTAGTCCTGCTATGCATGGTTATTTTCTTGTGCTCGTGCTTAAAGGATAGCGAAAAGGAAGTTGAATCTGCAGTGGTGGAGTCGCGTTACTTCAAGACAGCTGTAGTAACGCCGTCTTTACGTCCAGTCGTAATAAGTGGGTATGGCTTCGTTGATACTGTACAGCGATATTTTCTTTACCCGCAGGTGCAGGCTGAGGTAGTACAAAAAGTCTCTAAGGATGGAGAAGTAGTACAACAAGGTGACGAAATATTACGTCTTGATAGTAGTGTACAAGAGATTCATTTACAGAGTTTGAGAGCTCTAGCTGAGGAAAGAAGAATGGAATATCAAGCTGCAAAGGATTTACACGAATCCGGATATCTACCAGCAGCGAAATTTTCCGGAGCACTTGCGGGTTTGAAAAAAGCTGAAGCCGACTTGAAAGCATTGGAAAATCAAATAGAAAAGCACATTATCAGAGCGCCGGTCTCCGGGGTGTTGAGTAAGATTAATGTATCCCATGGGGATTTGGTATCCCCGGGCGTAACTTTGTTGGGGGAGATTATACCCTTCGGTGATTACCTGGTGCGCATCAAGGTGTCGGAAAGGAATATCTTAACTTTGAAGGAAGGTCTAGATGCTGAGATTGAACTTTCTGGATTAGGGGACTGTAGAGGTAAGGTGAAGTTCGTTTCATTAGTTCCTGATACAGCAACTCGCACTTTTCCAGTTGAAATAAAAATAAATCAGGGTTGTATAGGCGAAAGTATTATTCCTGTAGGAACCACAGCTCAAGTGAAAGTTATAATAGAGAAACGATTTCTTTATAGAGTTCCTGCAAGTGCGCTGGTACTGGATAAGGATAATAATATCACCATGAAGGTGATAAGTGAGGGAGCGGTCAAGTCTGTACATGTAGAGGTGATAGAGGAAGAAGGGGAATGGTTTTGGATCTCCCAGGACGCTTTAAAGGGAGAAGTAGAAGTAGTTGTTGTCGGGAGTAGTTTGCTTATAGAAGATAAAAAATTATAA
- the xerA gene encoding site-specific tyrosine recombinase/integron integrase gives MSINDNKYIEHFLEKMLVERNASFNTIASYKTDLVLLQKFLEETEFIQASKEDLCSYITGLKERGYSSATIRRKIATLRQFYTFLYFEKLIYINPMKDIELPKKALILPRYLIKEEIKGLLTFLGQGYPDTLRLHTMLEMLYASGMRVSELIRLKIADIGPLLKGQQHIIIQGKGRKERILPFSKRSIEVLIRYLHSHQSTSEWLFPGTGGKNRHISRQRLGQLLKELAIKCNIAPERISPHVIRHSFATHLLDRGMDIKLVQDLLGHSQITTTQIYTHVSQQELHREVISHHPLSKKNP, from the coding sequence ATGAGCATAAATGATAATAAATACATTGAGCATTTTCTGGAAAAGATGCTTGTGGAGAGGAATGCATCATTTAATACGATCGCCAGTTACAAAACAGATCTAGTGCTTTTGCAGAAGTTCCTTGAAGAGACTGAATTCATCCAAGCTTCAAAGGAAGATCTATGTAGTTACATCACCGGACTTAAAGAGAGAGGATACTCGAGCGCCACAATAAGAAGAAAAATCGCCACACTCAGACAATTTTATACTTTCCTGTACTTCGAGAAGCTCATTTACATTAATCCCATGAAGGATATTGAGTTACCAAAGAAAGCCCTGATACTGCCAAGATATCTAATCAAGGAGGAGATAAAAGGATTACTTACATTTCTTGGGCAGGGTTATCCGGACACACTACGTCTACATACGATGCTAGAAATGTTATATGCATCAGGTATGCGGGTTTCTGAGTTAATACGGTTAAAGATTGCAGACATAGGGCCACTTTTGAAAGGGCAACAGCACATCATTATCCAGGGCAAAGGAAGAAAAGAAAGGATACTGCCATTCTCCAAGAGGTCTATAGAAGTACTGATACGATATTTACACTCCCATCAAAGTACTTCGGAATGGCTTTTCCCGGGCACCGGTGGGAAAAACAGGCACATATCCAGACAAAGATTGGGTCAACTTCTAAAGGAACTGGCAATAAAGTGCAATATTGCCCCAGAAAGAATCTCGCCGCATGTTATCCGACATTCATTCGCGACACACCTACTGGACAGGGGAATGGACATAAAACTTGTACAAGATCTCCTTGGACATTCACAGATTACCACCACACAGATCTATACTCACGTTTCACAACAAGAGCTACACAGGGAGGTGATTTCTCACCATCCTCTTTCAAAGAAAAATCCCTAA
- a CDS encoding dihydroorotase, whose protein sequence is MAKWNLPERRDKKIAFVDANIIDPESGLEIFGDLVVSDGKISDFGESLLSEIELKSFDEVINCSGYFLIPGVIDIHVHLRDPGQLYNEDIHSGTKAAAAGGVTTVVCQPNTKPPINTVETLKYIRDKARTEGFVNVLCYAAITNDGNELTDMFALHKAGAVGFTDDGLPVMNPLLMRQAFANAAFLKVPVAQHAEDLYLSNGGCINEGVMSHKLNVPGITDLAESVMVARDVMLLDQLDSHYHVLHVSTKKAVEIIETAKSRGMNVTCEVTPHHFLLTEEAVVDYNTDAKMNPPLRTEQDRLYMIEALKNSTIDAIASDHAPHNGLYKNLPLREAAFGIIGLETILPLSLELYHDGVMDLHSLLAKLTCNPARIINSSAGRIKVGAPADLVLLDLNAEIVIDSAKFVSKSKNSPFVGRKTKGKVLRTIVAGDSVYTAD, encoded by the coding sequence ATGGCAAAATGGAATCTACCCGAAAGGAGAGATAAGAAAATCGCATTTGTCGATGCAAATATCATTGATCCTGAGAGTGGACTAGAGATTTTCGGTGATCTTGTTGTGTCTGATGGGAAAATTAGCGATTTTGGTGAATCGCTGTTAAGTGAAATTGAGCTTAAGTCCTTCGATGAGGTGATAAATTGTTCCGGATACTTTCTTATTCCTGGTGTCATAGATATACATGTACATCTCAGGGATCCCGGTCAATTGTATAATGAGGACATACATTCTGGGACTAAAGCTGCTGCAGCCGGAGGTGTGACGACCGTCGTTTGCCAGCCTAATACAAAACCTCCAATTAATACAGTAGAGACATTGAAATACATACGGGATAAAGCTAGGACAGAGGGTTTCGTTAATGTGTTGTGCTATGCAGCAATAACTAATGATGGTAACGAGCTCACCGATATGTTTGCTCTACATAAAGCAGGTGCCGTTGGTTTTACTGATGACGGATTACCAGTAATGAATCCGCTTTTGATGCGTCAAGCATTTGCAAATGCTGCTTTTTTGAAAGTCCCTGTAGCGCAACACGCTGAGGATCTTTACCTCTCCAATGGGGGATGTATCAATGAAGGCGTGATGTCACATAAATTAAATGTTCCGGGTATTACGGATTTAGCTGAGTCAGTGATGGTTGCCCGAGACGTAATGCTCCTGGATCAACTAGATTCTCACTATCACGTGTTACATGTTTCAACGAAGAAAGCGGTTGAGATTATAGAGACAGCCAAGTCCAGAGGTATGAACGTCACATGTGAGGTCACTCCTCATCATTTCTTACTGACTGAGGAGGCTGTGGTGGACTACAACACTGACGCTAAAATGAATCCACCTTTGCGTACTGAGCAGGATCGTCTATATATGATCGAGGCATTGAAAAATAGCACAATTGATGCTATTGCATCTGATCATGCGCCGCATAATGGTCTATATAAGAATCTTCCATTGAGGGAAGCAGCTTTCGGTATTATAGGATTAGAGACAATATTACCTCTTTCACTTGAGCTGTATCACGATGGTGTTATGGACTTACACTCACTATTAGCAAAGCTGACCTGTAATCCTGCCAGAATAATTAATTCTAGCGCTGGTCGGATTAAGGTGGGTGCACCAGCTGATCTGGTTCTACTGGATTTAAATGCAGAGATTGTAATCGACTCCGCGAAGTTTGTGAGCAAGTCTAAGAACTCTCCTTTTGTTGGGCGCAAAACTAAAGGTAAGGTGCTACGCACGATTGTCGCAGGAGATTCTGTTTATACTGCGGATTAA
- a CDS encoding 5-formyltetrahydrofolate cyclo-ligase encodes MNKAPLRKKYRQIRKELPNKPLLDTSIMENFLREFRLRQYASIGLYIPLDGEVDPMLLLNNLTDKILCLPCTSGSREMLFRTWKNGDELIQLKNSQIRQPKNGVRITPDVVLVPLIAFNEDCHRLGFGKGFFDRFIDSSRSNGFHTRYIGLGYDEQLCAELKIEKHDQPLDSIITQSTVYRRK; translated from the coding sequence ATGAATAAGGCCCCATTGAGGAAAAAGTACCGCCAAATAAGAAAGGAATTACCGAATAAGCCTCTACTGGATACATCAATAATGGAGAACTTTCTTAGGGAGTTTCGCTTGAGGCAATATGCAAGCATTGGTCTCTACATTCCACTTGATGGTGAAGTCGATCCTATGCTTCTATTGAATAATCTAACAGATAAAATCTTGTGTCTACCATGTACCTCAGGGAGTAGAGAAATGCTTTTCAGAACATGGAAAAACGGTGATGAGTTAATACAACTCAAAAATTCTCAGATAAGACAACCCAAGAATGGAGTCAGAATCACTCCTGACGTGGTACTTGTCCCCTTGATAGCATTCAACGAAGACTGTCATAGATTAGGCTTCGGTAAGGGATTCTTTGATAGGTTCATTGATTCTTCAAGATCAAATGGTTTTCATACACGTTACATAGGTCTTGGATACGATGAACAACTCTGCGCTGAGCTAAAAATAGAAAAACATGATCAACCACTAGATTCCA
- a CDS encoding alanine/glycine:cation symporter family protein codes for MLEFFFIFQNYFLQFFVIPMLICIGFWTSCKMGWIHIVKLPTAVKCLFIPAKGSHRNMSSFSAFSAILGGNLGVGNLSGTAIALSIGGPGSIIWMVLIILFTASIKYVTCYLSLVHRIRRGSRFIGGPMYFLRDGFGSKALAALFCLGTICTAVIGGGLVQVNSLALPMDYINIPRIYGGLFFASIVAVVTLGKLRVFTRVISFVVPFMAIAYLGISIYILVINAGKIPAAISLIFSSVWNTTDVQGGAIGFVWSQFFATMQMGISRGIFASDIGFGLEGILHANVKHQEGHTLPLEVEQGLIGVISPFIVLLVCFVTALVLMVTGVVAGPFESTNMCFEAFKVGTNSEFAGYFLIVVLFCFAFTTVLTWSFCAQCSFEYLTNYDPKVLKLWKVFFVLIMPLGALFDVYSLWRVVDLASAIMLITNLIGIAFLAKTVVHETNKSV; via the coding sequence ATGCTTGAGTTTTTCTTTATTTTTCAGAATTATTTTCTTCAGTTTTTCGTGATCCCTATGCTTATCTGTATAGGTTTCTGGACTTCCTGCAAGATGGGTTGGATTCATATCGTGAAGTTGCCGACTGCAGTCAAATGCCTTTTTATACCAGCTAAGGGTTCCCATAGAAATATGTCATCCTTTTCAGCTTTCTCTGCTATATTGGGTGGCAACCTTGGTGTAGGCAATCTTTCCGGTACTGCGATCGCACTTTCTATCGGTGGACCTGGTTCGATAATCTGGATGGTTCTTATTATTCTTTTTACTGCTTCGATCAAGTACGTTACCTGCTATCTGAGCCTAGTGCACAGAATAAGACGAGGTAGCCGCTTTATTGGTGGTCCGATGTACTTTCTTCGTGATGGTTTTGGATCTAAAGCTCTGGCAGCTTTGTTTTGTTTGGGCACGATCTGTACAGCAGTTATCGGTGGAGGACTAGTGCAAGTCAATTCACTTGCTTTACCCATGGATTACATCAACATCCCAAGAATCTATGGGGGGCTATTTTTTGCGTCTATCGTCGCTGTTGTGACATTAGGTAAATTGAGAGTCTTCACCAGAGTGATCTCGTTTGTTGTGCCATTTATGGCGATCGCCTACTTAGGGATTTCTATATACATACTTGTCATAAATGCTGGTAAGATTCCTGCCGCTATCTCATTGATATTTAGTTCTGTTTGGAACACTACGGACGTCCAGGGTGGTGCTATCGGTTTTGTTTGGAGTCAATTTTTCGCTACCATGCAAATGGGTATCTCAAGAGGGATATTCGCTTCTGACATAGGCTTCGGATTGGAGGGGATCCTTCATGCCAACGTGAAACATCAAGAGGGCCATACGCTCCCTTTAGAAGTCGAACAAGGTCTTATAGGGGTAATCTCCCCTTTTATTGTTCTGTTAGTTTGCTTCGTTACGGCCCTGGTGCTGATGGTAACGGGAGTTGTAGCGGGTCCATTCGAGAGTACTAACATGTGTTTCGAAGCCTTCAAGGTAGGTACTAATAGTGAATTTGCAGGTTACTTCCTCATTGTAGTACTTTTCTGCTTTGCTTTCACGACCGTTCTGACCTGGTCCTTTTGTGCTCAGTGCTCGTTCGAGTATCTAACAAATTATGATCCTAAGGTGCTCAAATTATGGAAAGTTTTCTTTGTACTTATCATGCCACTTGGTGCATTATTTGATGTGTACTCCCTTTGGAGAGTTGTTGATCTTGCTTCCGCGATTATGCTTATTACGAATCTAATAGGGATAGCCTTCCTAGCGAAGACAGTCGTGCATGAGACCAATAAGAGTGTATAA
- the ispF gene encoding 2-C-methyl-D-erythritol 2,4-cyclodiphosphate synthase: protein MFRIGFGYDVHRIERVQSEDDGFTMLCSIQIPCSYRVIAHSDGDVALHALVDALLGAANIEYANDIGTLFPNTDPQWKGKASSYLVREVISLLSREGYQVNNADLTIVCEAPKIQSYKDVMRGKVAVLLGVAKSQVSIKATTTEKLGFEGRKEGISTYAVVSLIKSDPGS, encoded by the coding sequence ATGTTTCGCATTGGATTTGGATACGACGTTCATAGGATAGAGAGAGTTCAAAGCGAAGATGATGGGTTCACGATGTTGTGTAGTATTCAAATTCCTTGTAGCTACAGGGTGATAGCACACTCGGATGGCGATGTTGCCTTACATGCTCTAGTCGATGCTCTCCTCGGGGCGGCTAACATAGAATACGCAAATGACATCGGTACACTTTTTCCCAACACAGATCCGCAGTGGAAGGGAAAGGCTTCGTCTTATCTCGTGAGAGAAGTGATATCACTTCTCTCACGAGAGGGGTATCAGGTGAACAACGCAGACCTGACGATAGTGTGTGAGGCACCAAAAATTCAGAGTTATAAAGATGTGATGCGGGGAAAAGTAGCGGTGTTGCTCGGAGTTGCAAAAAGCCAAGTGAGTATCAAGGCAACAACAACGGAAAAGCTCGGATTTGAGGGTAGGAAGGAAGGGATTTCGACTTATGCCGTTGTATCCTTGATCAAAAGTGATCCTGGCAGTTGA
- a CDS encoding lipoprotein-releasing ABC transporter permease subunit: MFVPKLELEIAWSYLASKSFRGLVSILSLLGIAIGVASLIVVTSVMDGFRNELFSSLIGIGGHVNIRVRHYTYDDFATLNASLSEIEHISTVVPALEMQSIVSNGNEVTGVLVKAMSLQDFSDDHFVMDKIVAGEVSGFQDGVIIGKRIADSLGVGVGDEITFLSASYSNTILGPIPRMKRIKIAAIFSFGMVEYDSALIYMPFDIASIFFRSGLNNVSIYLDDPGIAHDVSKKIMSKLPEMDISSWQDEKNPYFRAIKIEKSIMSIILMMIVLVAAFNIISSLFMLVDEKKQSIAILRTMGMTKASIIRIFISCGSIIGVAGTALGAFLGVLLSLNINGVRSMIEKLTEEPLFDPSVYFVDKIPVSLSFTGVTVISLSAMLIAFLATIPPAYKASIQNPGSVLR; this comes from the coding sequence ATGTTTGTCCCAAAATTAGAATTAGAAATCGCTTGGAGCTACTTGGCTTCGAAGAGCTTCAGGGGGCTTGTCTCCATCCTCTCGCTACTAGGGATAGCTATAGGCGTTGCTTCACTGATTGTTGTGACCTCAGTGATGGATGGTTTTAGAAACGAATTGTTTTCAAGTCTTATTGGTATTGGTGGCCATGTCAATATTAGAGTGCGGCACTATACCTATGATGACTTTGCAACTCTGAACGCTTCCTTATCTGAAATAGAACACATCTCTACCGTAGTACCTGCGCTTGAAATGCAATCCATTGTTTCAAATGGCAATGAGGTGACAGGAGTCCTAGTTAAGGCGATGAGTCTACAGGATTTTTCCGATGACCATTTCGTAATGGACAAGATAGTTGCTGGGGAAGTTTCGGGATTTCAGGATGGTGTGATCATCGGAAAGAGAATAGCCGATAGTCTTGGAGTCGGTGTTGGTGATGAGATTACTTTCTTATCAGCATCGTATAGCAACACAATACTTGGCCCAATCCCAAGGATGAAGCGTATAAAAATTGCTGCAATCTTCTCGTTCGGAATGGTAGAGTACGATAGTGCGCTGATCTATATGCCCTTTGATATTGCATCAATTTTTTTCCGCTCTGGTTTGAATAACGTCAGTATTTATCTAGACGATCCTGGCATTGCTCATGATGTTTCTAAGAAGATAATGTCTAAGTTGCCTGAAATGGATATATCAAGTTGGCAGGATGAGAAAAATCCGTATTTCCGTGCAATAAAGATTGAAAAAAGTATAATGTCCATCATTCTAATGATGATTGTCTTAGTGGCAGCATTTAATATCATTTCGAGTTTGTTCATGTTGGTGGACGAAAAAAAGCAATCTATTGCGATCCTGAGGACAATGGGAATGACGAAAGCTAGTATCATCAGGATCTTCATTTCATGTGGTAGTATAATCGGGGTAGCAGGTACAGCTCTTGGGGCGTTCCTGGGGGTACTTTTGAGTCTGAATATCAATGGTGTGAGGTCCATGATAGAAAAATTGACAGAAGAGCCTCTCTTTGATCCTTCTGTGTATTTTGTGGATAAAATACCAGTTTCTCTGAGTTTTACTGGAGTGACGGTAATATCACTGTCAGCGATGTTGATTGCATTTTTGGCGACTATTCCGCCAGCTTATAAGGCTTCCATACAGAATCCTGGCTCTGTGCTGCGCTGA